From Candoia aspera isolate rCanAsp1 chromosome 8, rCanAsp1.hap2, whole genome shotgun sequence, a single genomic window includes:
- the NECAP1 gene encoding adaptin ear-binding coat-associated protein 1: MAAAEAEYESVLCVKPEVSVFRIPPRASNRGYRASDWKLDLPDWTGRLRVTSKGKIAYVKLEDKVSGELFAQAPIDQYPGIAVETVNDSSRYFVIRIQDGNGRSAFIGIGFGDRGDAFDFNVALQDHFKWVKQETEISKESQELDSRPKLDLGFKEGQTIKLNIGNMPTKKSGLAKPRPAGSGGLSLLPPPPGGKTAPPPIPPLSSTAISNHVTPPPVLKSSDAGNTDVLLDFDLPPPTSKGPTPAVVPTTADLWGDFNTAPSAVPSQSPQPSNWVQF, from the exons ATGGCGGCGGCCGAGGCGGAGTACGAGTCGGTGCTCTGCGTGAAGCCCGAGGTCAGCGTCTTCCGCATCCCGCCGCGGGCCTCCAACCGCGGCTACCG GGCCTCTGACTGGAAGCTGGACCTGCCAGACTGGACAGGACGCCTCCGTGTTACCTCTAAAGGGAAAATTGCCTATGTAAAGCTAGAGGACAAAGTTTCAG GGGAGCTCTTTGCCCAGGCTCCAATTGATCAGTATCCTGGCATTGCAGTGGAGACAGTGAACGATTCAAGCCGGTATTTTGTCATCCGGATTCAGGATGGAAACG GGCGCAGCGCCTTCATTGGCATTGGCTTTGGAGACAGGGGAGATGCCTTTGACTTCAACGTGGCCCTGCAGGACCACTTCAA GTGGGTGAAACAAGAGACCGAAATCTCCAAGGAGTCCCAGGAGTTGGACAGCCGGCCCAAGCTTGACCTTGGTTTCAAGGAAGGGCAGACCATTAAACTAAACATTGGG AACATGCCCACCAAGAAAAGTGGGTTGGCCAAGCCCCGCCCTGCTGGATCCGGGGGACTCAGCCTACTCCCGCCACCGCCGGGGGGGAAGACGGCCCCTCCTCCCATTCCACCTCTTTCTTCAACCGCCATTTCTAACCATGTAACTCCACCCCCAGTGCTGAAATCCAGCGATGCTGGCAACACAG ATGTCCTACTAGACTTTGATTTGCCGCCTCCCACTTCAAAGGGGCCCACACCTGCTGTAGTTCCAACCACTGCAGACCTCTGGGGAGATTTCAACACTGCACCCAG CGCAGTTCCCAGCCAGTCTCCTCAGCCGTCGAACTGGGTTCAGTTCTGA
- the C3AR1 gene encoding C3a anaphylatoxin chemotactic receptor codes for MAPLPANDSLNENSDPFLLPSTSVSSLTVFSITFLLGFPGNSLVIWVIALKMKQTVNTVWFLHLAIADLVCCLSLPFSIAQLALHESWPFGWFLCKIIPSAIIFNMFASIFLLTTISIDRCLLVMKPVWCQNHRTVRFASMICGGIWILAFIMCCPAFFYRETMEDEFGNIRCVNNWNMGKHDESEWLDDLIEETIPTKHPTLEAEGIYGGIFTGGIPDLHPTYTIVNATKRNAAVPLGVYHGIKMEPDSLMTAVSHPPSTLHDYSRIRASTPTASISQLDDPSASDRAMEIQDYLPEAQPPDALVSVTIIRTVFGFLLPFAVMVTSYTLIAQKMLKKHIVGPRRKALQVILLVVATFFLCWAPYHISGVLLLLAPPQTSFHQALLLWDSVFIALAYANSCINPLLYVFMGQNFREKVCQTVQEIFEVAFVEPSSPVCSQDKSKTTTVDNDTVL; via the coding sequence atggCTCCGTTGCCAGCGAATGACAGTTTAAACGAAAACAGTGATCCTTTCCTGTTACCTTCCACCTCTGTCAGCTCTCTGACCGTCTTCTCCATCACCTTCCTCTTGGGCTTTCCCGGAAACAGCCTGGTCATCTGGGTGATTGCCCTGAAGATGAAGCAAACGGTGAACACAGTTTGGTTCCTCCACCTGGCAATTGCTGACCTTGTCTGTTGCCTCTCTCTGCCTTTCTCCATTGCTCAACTGGCTCTCCATGAGAGTTGGCCATTTGGCTGGTTTCTCTGCAAGATTATCCCCTCAGCCATTATTTTCAACATGTTTGCCAGCATCTTCCTCCTCACCACCATCAGTATTGACAGGTGTCTCCTGGTGATGAAACCTGTCTGGTGTCAGAACCACCGGACAGTAAGGTTTGCATCCATGATATGTGGTGGGATCTGGATCCTCGCCTTCATTATGTGTTGTCCTGCCTTCTTCTACCGGGAGACCATGGAGGATGAATTTGGCAATATCAGGTGTGTCAACAATTGGAACATGGGGAAGCATGATGAGTCTGAGTGGTTGGATGATCTAATAGAGGAGACGATTCCCACCAAACATCCCACCCTGGAGGCCGAAGGCATCTATGGGGGCATCTTCACAGGTGGGATTCCGGATCTGCACCCTACCTACACCATTGTAAATGCAACCAAAAGAAATGCAGCTGTGCCTTTGGGTGTATACCATGGAATCAAGATGGAGCCGGATTCCTTGATGACAGCTGTTTCCCACCCTCCTTCCACTCTGCATGACTATTCCAGAATCCGTGCAAGTACGCCTACGGCCAGTATTTCTCAGTTAGATGACCCATCTGCTAGCGATCGTGCAATGGAAATCCAAGATTATCTCCCCGAAGCCCAACCACCGGATGCCCTCGTGTCCGTCACCATCATCAGAACTGTTTTTggtttcctgcttccttttgcagtcATGGTGACTTCCTATACTCTCATTGCACAGAAGATGCTCAAAAAACACATTGTGGGGCCTCGCAGGAAGGCTCTGCAGGTGATCCTGCTGGTGGTAGCCACTTTTTTCCTCTGCTGGGCCCCCTACCACATCAGTGGGGTGCTGCTCCTCCTGGCTCCCCCCCAGACATCATTTCACCAGGCCCTGCTTTTGTGGGACAGTGTGTTCATCGCCCTCGCTTATGCCAACAGCTGCATCAACCCTCTTCTTTATGTCTTCATGGGGCAAAATTTCAGGGAAAAGGTCTGCCAGACGGTGCAAGAGATCTTCGAGGTGGCCTTTGTTGAACCCTCCTCGCCAGTCTGTTCCCAGGACAAAAGCAAGACGACTACAGTCGACAATGACACGGTCCTCTAA